The genomic interval GCGTTCCGGTGCCGGCGCGGCGGGTGCGGCCACGGCCGGCGTCGCGCTGAGCAGGGACGGGATCAGGACCAGGACGGCCAGGGTCCGGGACTTGGCTGTGTGCGTCACCGACACCTCCTTCGGCGGCGACCGCGGTCGTCCGCGATCGGGTCGGCACAGTGGTGTGGACTCCACGGCTCGCCCGGCGGCGGTGTCGACCGGGCCGACGGCCGTCGGTACGCGCGACTCATCGGGGCCACGCACCGTGATGGATCCACAACGCGGCAAACGGTAAGCGCTTTCCTTGACATCCGTCAATATCTGGCCGAGCGGCCCGGTGGATGCCCGAGGCGCCGGCGTCAGGAGCAGTCGCAGCAACTACAGCAGTCGCAGTCGCAGTGCCGGGTGCACCAGCAGCGGTCGTCCCACGATTTGCGCCGGCGCTTGCCCCAGCGCGGCTGCCACAGCCCGCAGGTGCAGGTGGTCAGGATGCAGGCGCCGCCGACCACCAGCGGGGCGCCGCAGCCGTCCGGTCGCGGCTGCGCGGCCCCGTCCGGATGGCCCGCCGGCTGACCGGACCGGCCGTGCCCGGCGAGCGGCACCGCCGGACCGTCGTCCGCCGCACCGGCCAGCGCGAACGTCCGGTCGATCGCGTCGGAGACCTCGCGGTCGAGCAGCGCCCGGACCAGCCTCGGGTCCCGCAGCTCCAGGTCGGCCAGGGCCAGCCGCAGGCCGTGGTGCGCGTCCTCGCAGAGCCGGCGAGCCTGGGCCAGGTCGGTGCCGCTGGCCCGCAACGGGTTGAACGCGCCCCGGACGGCGTCGTCGGCGTGGTCCTCGACGGCGTCCAGCAGGTGGGCGATCCGGCCGAAGTACCGGCCGATCTCGGCCAGCCCGGCGGCGTTGCCCGGCCGGCCGGCCAGCGTCGCCGTGTGCGCGAAGGCGGCCGCCACGGCGGTCTCCGTCGGCTCGGTGGCGACCAGCACCGACATGCCCGGGACGACCGTCGACTCCAACTCGGACTGCCGGGCCACCGCGGCGAGCAGCACGCCGGTGTCGAAGCCGACCGCGTCGCCGGTCCGGGCGCCGGCCTCGGCCCACCGGTCGGCCAGCCGGCCGGCGACCCCGGCGAGGGCGGGGACCCGCAGCGCGCCGTCCCGGTCGGCGACGTGGTCCCGGGTCTTGCCGGCGGCGAGGACCAGCGAGACGGCGGCGGCCAGCCGGGCGCCGGGGTCGGTCGAGGGGAGCACCTGGGCGGGCTGGAAGCCGCGCAGTGCGCAGGGCGCCGCCGGACGGTACCGGGCCGGGGCGGCGCGCTGTGCCTCCAGGAGTACGGAGATCAGCAGGCCGTCGTAGTTCGTGGCCAGCCGGGCCCGGTGTCCGTGCTCGTCCCGGAGGGTCAGGCAGAGCCCGCAGAGGTGGCCGAGCCAGGCGGCGTGCAGCTTCCCGCACATCCGGTGCCGGCACGGCCGTACGATCCCGAACACGGCGCCTCCCACGATCGTTCGACTGCTGCGGCAGCGTAGCGACCCGGCGCACCCCCGCCGGCTCAGGACCGGGTGCGGCGGCGACCCGGCCAGTGCCAGTCGGTCGACCGGGCGGCGTCGGAGAGGGCCACCCCGAGCAGGACCGTGCCGGTGAAGGCGGCCACCGCGACCGGGGTCAGCGGCAGGAACGCCGGTGCCGTGCCGACCAGCACCACCAGCCAGACCAGCCGGGACCAGGAGAACTTGCCGAACAGCTCGTACTCGAAGACGGTGCGGCCGATCAGGAAGAGGGCGGGTCCGCCGACGATGACGCCGACCAGGCCGAGCCCGGCCCGGGTGCGGGACTGGCTGACGAGCTGTTCGAAGCCGGCTGCGGTGCAGACGATGCCGGCCACCATCAGCAGGTGGGTGTACGGCGCCCACCGGGTGGCCCGGCGCGGCCCACTGTCGATCGCCGTCTGCAGGAGCGCTCCGGCCCGGTGGACGTAGATCTGCCAGAGCAGCAGCATGGTGACGAACGCCAGCAGCAGCATCCCCATCCGTTGCGGGTTGAGCCCGTGCTGGCCACTGATCAGCAGCGGCACCAGGATGATGTCGCCGAGCGTCAGGATGACGAACTGCTGGTACCGCTCGCCGAGGTGCTCGCTCGCCTTGTCGTACTGGGACAGCGGGACCCGGCCCAGCCACGGTGTCGGGTACCGCAGCGCGGCGCTGACGTAGTCGATCACCAGGGCGATGCCCCAGAGCAGCAGGCGGGTCGAGGCGGGTAGGAAGGCGCCGGCCAGCCAGAGCGCACCGGAGAGCACGAACCAGCAGAGGAACCGGGCCGCCCGGATCTGGGCCTGGTGGCCGCGGAGCACGGCTATCAGCACGAATCCGCGTACCACGTGGATGGCGACGTACATCCCGGCGAAGAGCCAGCCGAGCCCCGCGAACGCCTGCGGGAGGCTCGCCGTCATCACGATGCTGCCCAGCATCGCCCAGGCGACGATGACCTGGATCTTGGGCTCGTCCGGGTTGTAGAAGTCGGTGAGCAGCGCGGTGATCGACCAGACCCACCAGACCGCCATCAGCAGTACCAGTACCTGTGCGGCGGCGAGCCAGGTCACCTCCTCGGCCAACCGCATCGAGAGCAGGGCGAGCGCCGCGACGTAGACCACGTCGAGCAGCAGTTCCAGCAGGGTCGCCCGCTTCGGTGCCGCGGGGTGGCGCAGCAGCCTGCGCGTCTCGTCGCTCGCCATTGAGCCGCCGTCCCACTCCCTGCCGTCCTCGACCGCCGCCTTCTCCTGTCACTAGGCGAACGATCGAGGGGCGGGTAGGACGTAACCCGGCCGGCGCGGGAAGCGGTCACCCGGCCGGCCGGTCACGGCGGACCGGGCGCGGTGTCCCGGTTGCTCAGCGGCCCGGCTGGGCGGCCCGGCGACGGGGCAGGTCGAGACCCTCGACCGCGGCCTCGACCAGCTCCTGCGGGGTCGCGGCGACGTCGAGGGTGAGGATCCGCTCGTCCGGCCCGGGGCGTTCCAGCGTGGCGATCTGCGAGTCGAGCAGGCTGGCCGGCATGTAGTGCCCGGCCCGCCGCGATATCCGCTCCCGGATCACCTCCGCCGACCCGTCGAGGAAGACGAAGTCGACGCTCGGCGGCCCCTGCCGGAGTACGTCCCGGTAGGAGCGTCGCAGCGCCGAGCAGGCCAGCACCGTGGAGACCCCCTCGGCGGCGCGTTCGGCCATCCAGCCGGCGAGCTCGCGCAGCCAGGGCCAGCGGTGCGCGTCGGCGAGCGGCACCCCGGCGCGCATCAGCTCCACGTTGGACTCCGGATGGAACTCGTCCGCCTCGGCGAAGGTCAGCCCGGTGACCGTGCTGATTCCCACGGCCACGGTGGTCTTGCCCGACCCGGAGACCCCCATCACCACCACGTGCCGGGTGGTGGACCGGTCCGGCCCGTCGCCGCCGAGCGACGGGCCGGGGCGGCCGTCACCAGTCATGGACGGTGCCGTCCTTGAGCCGGTTGAACGGCAGGTACGCCGGCTGGTACGGGAAGCGGGCCGCCGCCTCCTCGTCGAGTTCCACCCCCAGGCCGGGCTGCTCGCCGGGGTGCAGGTAGCCGTCGGTGAAGGTGAACGACTGCCGGAACACCTCGTCGGTCAGCGGGCCGTGCCGCATGTACTCCTGGATCCCGAAGTTGTGGATCGC from Plantactinospora sp. BC1 carries:
- a CDS encoding low temperature requirement protein A — translated: MASDETRRLLRHPAAPKRATLLELLLDVVYVAALALLSMRLAEEVTWLAAAQVLVLLMAVWWVWSITALLTDFYNPDEPKIQVIVAWAMLGSIVMTASLPQAFAGLGWLFAGMYVAIHVVRGFVLIAVLRGHQAQIRAARFLCWFVLSGALWLAGAFLPASTRLLLWGIALVIDYVSAALRYPTPWLGRVPLSQYDKASEHLGERYQQFVILTLGDIILVPLLISGQHGLNPQRMGMLLLAFVTMLLLWQIYVHRAGALLQTAIDSGPRRATRWAPYTHLLMVAGIVCTAAGFEQLVSQSRTRAGLGLVGVIVGGPALFLIGRTVFEYELFGKFSWSRLVWLVVLVGTAPAFLPLTPVAVAAFTGTVLLGVALSDAARSTDWHWPGRRRTRS
- a CDS encoding gluconokinase — translated: MTGDGRPGPSLGGDGPDRSTTRHVVVMGVSGSGKTTVAVGISTVTGLTFAEADEFHPESNVELMRAGVPLADAHRWPWLRELAGWMAERAAEGVSTVLACSALRRSYRDVLRQGPPSVDFVFLDGSAEVIRERISRRAGHYMPASLLDSQIATLERPGPDERILTLDVAATPQELVEAAVEGLDLPRRRAAQPGR
- a CDS encoding DUF5685 family protein, giving the protein MFGIVRPCRHRMCGKLHAAWLGHLCGLCLTLRDEHGHRARLATNYDGLLISVLLEAQRAAPARYRPAAPCALRGFQPAQVLPSTDPGARLAAAVSLVLAAGKTRDHVADRDGALRVPALAGVAGRLADRWAEAGARTGDAVGFDTGVLLAAVARQSELESTVVPGMSVLVATEPTETAVAAAFAHTATLAGRPGNAAGLAEIGRYFGRIAHLLDAVEDHADDAVRGAFNPLRASGTDLAQARRLCEDAHHGLRLALADLELRDPRLVRALLDREVSDAIDRTFALAGAADDGPAVPLAGHGRSGQPAGHPDGAAQPRPDGCGAPLVVGGACILTTCTCGLWQPRWGKRRRKSWDDRCWCTRHCDCDCCSCCDCS